One region of Ascaphus truei isolate aAscTru1 unplaced genomic scaffold, aAscTru1.hap1 HAP1_SCAFFOLD_634, whole genome shotgun sequence genomic DNA includes:
- the LOC142485752 gene encoding uncharacterized protein LOC142485752 — protein MRQDNATEHIGNTDSMRQDNATEHIGNTDSMRQDNATEHIGNTDSMRQDNATEHIGNTDSMQQDNATEHIGNTDSMQQDNATEHIGNTDSMQQDNATEHIGNTDSMRQDNATEHIGNTDSMQQDNATEHIGNTDSMQQDNATEHIGNTDSMQQDNTTEHIGNTDSMRQDNATEHIGNTDSMRQDNATEHIGNTDSMRQDNATEHIGNTDSMQQDNATEHIGNTDSMQQDNATEHIGNTDSMQQDNATEHIGNTDSMQQDNATEHIGNTDSMRQDNATEHIGNTDSMQQDNATEHIGNTDSMQQDNATEHIGNTDSMQQDNTTEHIGNTDSMQQDNATEHIGNTDSMQQDNATEHIGNTDSMRQDNATEHIGNTDSMQQDNATEHIGNTDSMQQDNATEHIGNTDSMQQDNTTEHIGNTDSMQQDNATEHIGNTDSMRQDNATEHIGNTGSMRQDNATEHIGNTDSMRQDNTTEHIGNTDSMQQDNATEHIGNTDSMQQDNATEHIGNTDSMRQDNATEHIGNTDSMQQDNATEHIGNTDSMQQDNATEHIGNTGSMQQDNATEHIGNTDSMQQDNATEHIGNTDSMRQDNATEHIGNTDSMRQDNATEHIGNTDSMRQDNATEHIGNTDSMQQDNATEHIGNTDSMRQDNATEHIGNTDSMQQDNATEHIGNTDSMQQDNATEHIGNTDSMQQDNATEHIGNTDSMQQDNTTEHIGNTDSMQQDNATEHIGNTDSMRQDNATEHIGNTDSMRQDNATEHIGNTDSMRQDNTTEHIGNTDSMQQDNATEHIGNTDSMQQDNATEHIGNTDSMQQDNATEHIGNTDSMRQDNATEHIGNTDSMQQDNATEHIGNTDSMRQDNATEHIGNTDSMRQDNTTEHIGNTDSMQQDNATEHIGNTDSMQQDNTTEHIGNTDSMQQDNTTEHIGNTDSMQQDNATEHIGNTDSMRQDNATEHIGNTDSMRQDNATEHIGNTDSMRQDNATEHIGNTDSMQQDNATEHIGNTDSMRQDNATEHIGNTDSMRQDNTTEHIGNTDSMQQDNATEHIGNTDSMRQDNATEHIGNTDSMRQDNATEHIGNTDSMQQDNATEHIGNTDSMQQDNATEHIGNTDSMQQDNTTEHIGNTDSMRQDNATEHIGNTDSMRQDNATEHIGNTDSMRQDNTTEHIGNTDSMQQDNATEHIGNTDSMQQDNATEHIGNTDSMQQDNATEHIGNTDSMRQDNATEHIGNTDSMQQDNATEHIGNTDSMQQDNATEHIGNTDSMRQDNTTEHIGNTDSMRQDNATEHIGNTDICSRQMPQCI, from the exons atgcggcaggacaatgccacagagcatataggtaacactgacagtatgcggcaggacaatgccacagagcatataggtaacactgacagtatgcggcaggacaatgccacagagcatataggtaacactgacagtatgcggcaggacaatgccacagagcatataggtaacactgacagtatgcagcaggacaatgccacagagcatataggtaacactgacagtatgcagcaggacaatgccacagagcatataggtaacactgacagtatgcagcaggacaatgccacagagcatatagggaacactgacagtatgcggcaggacaatgccacagagcatataggtaacactgacagtatgcagcaggacaatgccacagagcatataggcaacactgacagtatgcagcaggacaatgccacagagcatataggtaacactgacagtatgcagcaggacaataccacagagcatataggtaacactgacagtatgcggcaggacaatgccacagagcatataggtaacactgacagtatgcggcaggacaatgccacagagcatataggtaacactgacagtatgcggcaggacaatgccacagagcatataggtaacactgacagtatgcagcaggacaatgccacagagcatataggtaacactgacagtatgcagcaggacaatgccacagagcatataggtaacactgacagtatgcagcaggacaatgccacagagcatatagggaacactgacagtatgcagcaggacaatgccacagagcatataggtaacactgacagtatgcggcaggacaatgccacagagcatataggtaacactgacagtatgcagcaggacaatgccacagagcatataggcaacactgacagtatgcagcaggacaatgccacagagcatataggtaacactgacagtatgcagcaggacaataccacagagcatataggtaacactgacagtatgcagcaggacaatgccacagagcatataggtaacactgacagtatgcagcaggacaatgccacagagcatataggtaacactgacagtatgcggcaggacaatgccacagagcatataggtaacactgacagtatgcagcaggacaatgccacagagcatataggtaacactgacagtatgcagcaggacaatgccacagagcatataggtaacactgacagtatgcagcaggacaataccacagagcatataggtaacactgacagtatgcagcaggacaatgccacagagcatataggtaacactgacagtatgcggcaggacaatgccacagagcatataggtaacactggcagtatgcggcaggacaatgccacagagcatataggtaacactgacagtatgcggcaggacaataccacagagcatataggtaacactgacagtatgcagcaggacaatgccacagagcatataggtaacactgacagtatgcagcaggacaatgccacagagcatataggtaacactgacagtatgcggcaggacaatgccacagagcatataggtaacactgacagtatgcagcaggacaatgccacagagcatataggtaacactgacagtatgcagcaggacaatgccacagagcatataggtaacactggcagtatgcagcaggacaatgccacagagcatataggtaacactgacagtatgcagcaggacaatgccacagagcatataggtaacactgacagtatgcggcaggacaatgccacagagcatataggtaacactgacagtatgcggcaggacaatgccacagagcatataggtaacactgacagtatgcggcaggacaatgccacagagcatataggtaacactgacagtatgcagcaggacaatgccacagagcatataggtaacactgacagtatgcggcaggacaatgccacagagcatataggtaacactgacagtatgcagcaggacaatgccacagagcatataggtaacactgacagtatgcagcaggacaatgccacagagcatataggtaacactgacagtatgcagcaggacaatgccacagagcatataggtaacactgacagtatgcagcaggacaataccacagagcatataggtaacactgacagtatgcagcaggacaatgccacagagcatataggtaacactgacagtatgcggcaggacaatgccacagagcatataggtaacactgacagtatgcggcaggacaatgccacagagcatataggtaacactgacagtatgcggcaggacaataccacagagcatataggtaacactgacagtatgcagcaggacaatgccacagagcatataggtaacactgacagtatgcagcaggacaatgccacagagcatataggtaacactgacagtatgcagcaggacaatgccacagagcatataggtaacactgacagtatgcggcaggacaatgccacagagcatataggtaacactgacagtatgcagcaggacaatgccacagagcatataggtaacactgacagtatgcggcaggacaatgccacagagcatataggtaacactgacagtatgcggcaggacaataccacagagcatatag gtaacactgacagtatgcagcaggacaatgccacagagcatataggtaacactgacagtatgcagcaggacaataccacagagcatataggtaacactgacagtatgcagcaggacaataccacagagcatataggtaacactgacagtatgcagcaggacaatgccacagagcatataggtaacactgacagtatgcggcaggacaatgccacagagcatataggtaacactgacagtatgcggcaggacaatgccacagagcatataggtaacactgacagtatgcggcaggacaatgccacagagcatataggtaacactgacagtatgcagcaggacaatgccacagagcatataggtaacactgacagtatgcggcaggacaatgccacagagcatataggtaacactgacagtatgcggcaggacaataccacagagcatataggtaacactgacagtatgcagcaggacaatgccacagagcatataggtaacactgacagtatgcggcaggacaatgccacagagcatataggtaacactgacagtatgcggcaggacaatgccacagagcatataggtaacactgacagtatgcagcaggacaatgccacagagcatataggtaacactgacagtatgcagcaggacaatgccacagagcatataggtaacactgacagtatgcagcaggacaataccacagagcatataggtaacactgacagtatgcggcaggacaatgccacagagcatataggtaacactgacagtatgcggcaggacaatgccacagagcatataggtaacactgacagtatgcggcaggacaataccacagagcatataggtaacactgacagtatgcagcaggacaatgccacagagcatataggtaacactgacagtatgcagcaggacaatgccacagagcatataggtaacactgacagtatgcagcaggacaatgccacagagcatataggtaacactgacagtatgcggcaggacaatgccacagagcatataggtaacactgacagtatgcagcaggacaatgccacagagcatataggtaacactgacagtatgcagcaggacaatgccacagagcatataggtaacactgacagtatgcggcaggacaataccacagagcatatagggaacactgacagtatgcggcaggacaatgccacagagcatataggtaacactgaca tatgcagcaggCAAATGCCACAgtgcatatag